The Flavivirga eckloniae genomic interval AAACATTAAAATAATTTAAAGTAGCTTTATTAGCATTATCACAACCTGTACATAGAAAACCATATTTCCCATTTAGTATTACATTATTATTTCTTATTGTATAGTTAAGAATATTTGTATCATGGATTTGTATACCAGCTAATTTGTTGTTTACTATTTGATTTTCAGTAACTATAGCGTTGTTAGTTCTAGTAAGTTTTATACCTACCCATTTGTTTAGGATTACTTGGTTATTTGATATTATGTTATTATAAGATGTTTGAGTAGATGTAAAATTTTCTTCTTCAAAATAACTAATACCATAATAATTATTTCTAACAAAATTGTTAGTTATTATATTTTTCTGAGCTCCATTTCCAATATATATACCAGCGTAATCCTGGCGAAAATCATTGCTCGGTTCGTTAGTATTTGGATCTGTAAAACAACCTTTTCTATCTGAATTAGCATTATTTTTAACTATATTGTTAGATATTACACAGTTTTGAGAACCAGTGCCTATATCATTGGAGCCATCTACAGATCCATCCAAAGCGATTCCAGCAATTATGTTGTCCACAACTATATTACTATTAACAACCACCTCAAAAGATCTATTTAAAGTAATTCCAATTCTAGAATTACTAATAAAGTTTGATGAAATATTACTTAAAGATGATCCTCCTTTGTAATTTGTTCCTCCAAACAAGGCATCTGTAATGGCAATTCCTGCACCCGAACTGCTATCTGATCCGGTTATTTTGTTATCTCTAATCGTTACATTAGTACTATTCACTACTTCAATTCCTTTGTTTTTAAAGCTATTAATATTCAATCCTGTAATATTAATATTATCCGAATCAATAATAAGAATACCTTTGTTTCCAAGGTTAGTGGGGAAATTAGTATCCTCTGCTAAATAGCCTATCTTATCTCCAATTATACTTATATTCTTAACTCCGTTGAGATAAAAAATTATCCATTTTGAGTATAGCTTACCATAATTTTTGATAACTACATTATCTTTAGGTATTATAAATTGATTACTTCCGTTTCCATTTCCAACTATTAATTGGTTTAGATAGTAATCTCCAGGGGTAATTTCAATACACCCACCTCCACTAGCAGAAAGAGTATTAATTATATCGTTAATTTCCCACATATTGGCCGAGTTTATTTGTGTGCAATTTTGAGCGGATAAATTTGAAATAAATATTGATAAAAAAAGGGTTGTAGCAAATTTGAGGTTCATATTCTAGTAGTTTAATTTTTTGGTTGATTACAGATAACGTTTAGTATATGGCAAATAGGGAAGTAGAAAGCGATAAACCTTCAAGTTTGCACTGAGCCAAAACGTTGTTTTTGTTTTTAATTTATTCATTCTTAAAAGCCAAATCAACGATTTGGCGTGTTGGTAAATAACACTAATTTTCGTAAACTACCGAACGCCCTATTTGTTATACACCGTGTTGTAGCAAATTGTTTCTTTAATAATCAAATAATTCAAATTTGATTATTCTTTTCTAATCTTTTTTGTAATTCTAGAAATTTAGTTGTTAGCAATTTTAAGGATTCGATTTCCTTTTTTAGCACTTGAATTTCTTTATCTTGAGTTTTTAATTGTTTTTCCTGTTCAATAGTATAAAGAGTTAATTCTTCAATTTTTTGCAATAACTTTGAGTCCATTTCACCGAGATAAATTCCGTTTTTTTCAACTTCTTTAGCACTTGGGATATCTTTTAAATGACCTTTTTCTTTAATATGGCTTTCTACTTCTTCTAATGTGGGTAATTTGTAATCTTTAAAAAACACAAAGTCTGACCATCCAGTTTCTACTTTTATTTCTTTAGCTCTAATATTCCCATTGACTGCTAATTTCCAAGAACCGGGATTATTTGTTCCAATTCCAATATTTCCATTTTCTTTAATTAATAATCCAATAGTATTTCCATTTCCATGAGTGCCATTTGATACAAAAAATTTATAGTTTCCTGTGGCATAATAATTTCTAAATTCAGTATGTCCACTAGTTGTAAAAGGAGTTAATTCGAATTTAAAAGGTTCTACGGATACACTATATATTTTATTATTATATCCAATTTGTAAATTGCCATTAGAGTCAATTTGCGCTTTAACTTTTAGACTAATTGAAATTAATACAATTAATAAGAATGTTTTCTTCATAACAATTTTGTTTTATGATTTATATTCGCTTTTTTTAGCTTGTGCTTAACGTTTTGACTAAACTGCGTTTCGATGCAGTTTAGGTTTTGTTAGCACCAGTTTCTACTTTTTTTCTTCACGCAAAATTTTCTCCATTTCACGGCCTCTTGCCAATTCATCAATCAGCTTTTCCATACGTCTACATTGTTTATACAATTCAAATTCATCCTCTATTTCTTCAATTCGATAACCACAAACGACTCCTTTAATCAAGTGTGCGTTTGGATTTATTTTAGCTTTTTGAAAAAATGTTCTAAAAGTTGCTTTTTCATCAATAAGTGCTTGTAAAACATCTTGATCAAAACCAGTAAACTATTTAATTACTTGGTTGAGTTCTTCTTTTGTTCTACCATTTTTTTCCAATCTATTCAGGTAAAGTGGATAAATGGATGCAAATATCATATTGGCAACCTTTTCATTTTTCTCAACTGTAACTTTCATTTTCATTTTCATTTGATTTTGAATTGATTGGTGCTAACAACTGGATATGTATACCAATATACATATACCCGTTATATGTTTACCTACAAATCTAATGGGTTTTTAATTTGGCTAAAAATTATTTAAGACAACTTTTAACTATTAAAAAAGTGCTTTTTATATTGATATGTTACAGTTATATCTAATTTATCACATCAGTAACACAAACAGCAGAAATAACATCAAAACTACGATATTGTTCGATTAACTCACCATCAGATCTAACTTCATAAACAATCACTTCATCAGAATCTTGTAAACAAGCAATAAGCCATTTTCCATTAGCTATAATATTAAATTCTCGTATGGTTTTACCTTTAGTGTATTGAAATGATTGTAACTCCAAATCGTCACCGTGTATTTTAAATATGGTAATAGCATCCAAAGTTCTATTGCCAGCATATAAATAGTTCCCATTTGGATGAATTCTAATAGCAGAAGCACTAGGTGTTTCATTAAAAAATTCGGGTAAAGAAGTAACAGATTTTAAAAAGGTGAATTTATCGTTTTTTTGCTTTAAAATGGAGATATCTCCGGTTAGTTCATTTATTACATATCCCAGATCACCTTTTTTATTAAAAACTATATGTCTTGGACCACCACCTTTCTCAACAGGAATATCATTATGTTTTGTCTCGATTAATGTCGCACCATCTAATTGGTAGGTCTTTATAGTATCCATGCCTAAATCTGGAACAAAAACAGCCTTACCGTTCGGGTGAACCACAGATTGATGCGCATGAGGCCCTTCCTGTCTTTCTAAGTTTATACTGCTTCCCTCATGCTGAAAGTTTTGGGCATAAGGTGATAACGCTCCACCATCTTTAGTTGGGAACAGAAGTAAATTGCCAGAACCATAACAAGCAATAAATAAACAATCATTTTTAAAAGTAATATGGCACGGCAAACTACCATCAATAGCTTGTTCGTTTATTAACCGTAATGAATAATCATCCTGTACCTTGAAAGCTTTAACTTTTGGCTGTTCGTTTTCAAAAACTTCGGTTAAAGCGTATAAGTATTTTTTATCGTCACTTAAAGCCAGATAAGCCGGATTAGTCATTGAAAATGTGTGAAGCACTTTAATATCACCATTTTTATTATTTATTTCAATGGTGTAAATACCTTCACCTTTCCCACCAAAATCATCGGTGAGCATTTGTGTATAGCATCCTATGTAGAAAACAGAGCTCATTATAATCTAAATTTAGTTTAATCTTTATAATGCCAAATTAAGCAATTTGTGAATTTTTAACTTATAGTTAATATTATAAATCGGGTTTTTTTGAATTTTTTTAAACTTAAGTATCACCTTCTAATTATACATACATCAGACTTCAATCCTATCCTTAATTTAGGATATTATACGTTTTTTAGCTTCAGAAAACATGCTCCTTAAGTTATAAAAAGCTTAACATTTTTAACAATAAAATTACAATTAAGCCTTCATTTCATAATTCTTTCTTAAACTTTAAAAGTTTACTATTGGTAAAAATACAGGTTAATTTGTAGTGTTAATTTTAATAAAAGTAAAATAATTTACAATGGACAAACACAAGTTACTACTAATATGGGCCATGTTAGTATGCATTACCGGATACACTCAAGAGGTTTTCTTGGGAAAGGTTATGGACGAAAATAATGTACCACTACCAGGAGCAACTATTGTATTAAAAGGTAGCTCGCAAGGTGCCTCTACAGATTTCGATGGAAATTTCAAAATCGATGTACCTTCACTTAACGAAACTCTTATTATATCTTATGTAGGATATACTACCTTAGAATTTGCTATAAATGGGCAAAGTAGAGCAGACATTATATTACAGCCAGATTCAGAACAACTAAATGAAGTTGTAGTAACAGCACTGGGGATTAAAAGAGAGAAAAAATCGCTTGGTTATGCCTCTCAGGAATTAAATTCCGATGAAGTAGATGCCGGTAAGGAAAACAACCTACTAAATAACCTATCAGGTAAAGTTGCCGGTTTACAAATAACAAGTAGCCCTTCTGGACTTGGAGGTTCAGCCAGAGTGTCTATTAGAGGAGAAGCTTCTCTTAATATTAACGGTAACTCACCTTTATTTGTGGTAGATGGCACACCTATTAGCAATGAAATTGTGGGGTCGACCGGAACAGGAACACAGGATGTAGATTATGGTAACGGGGCAGCAGAGATTAACCCAGAAAGTATAGAGTCTATTAACGTTCTTAAAGGACCAGCCGCAGCCGCACTTTATGGAGCAAGAGCAGCTAATGGTGCTATTATTATTACTACTAAAAAAGGATCGGGTAATGGTAGGCTTAGCGTTAGTATAAATTCTTCAGTAGGAATAGAAAATATCTTAATGCTTCCGGATTGGCAAAATGAATACGGACAAGGTAATAACAAACAATTTGAATTTGTTGATGGTAGTGGTAGTGGAATTGCAGATGGAGTAGACGAAAGTTGGGGGCCAAGATTAGATACAGGATTATTAATTCCTCAATTCGATTCACCAAGAGCAGATGGTACAAGAGGAGGAGATTACTTGGTAAGTGATGCTCCCATTACTGCAACTCCATGGGTATCTAATCCAAATAATACTAAAGATTTTTTTAGAACAGGAACCATTTTAAGAAATAGTATTTCAATGTCTAAATCGGGGGATTTTGGGAATTACCGTATATCATATCAAAACTTGCAGCAAGAAGGAACTGTACCAAATACCGATTTAAAAAGAAACTCACTTAATTTTAATTCTGCTTTTAACCTAAACGATAAAATAACATTAAATACGAATATAAACTATGTAAAAACAGATAGTGATAACAGACCTTCTTTAAGTTATGGTACAGAAAGTATTATGTATCTGTTTATCTGGTATGGGAGACAAGTTAACACACATAATTTGAGAGATTATTGGATGCCCGGTAGAGAAAATCTACAACAATTCAACTATAATTATAATTACCACGATAATCCATATTTTAATGTTTACGAGAACACAAACTCTCAAGATAAAGATAGAATATATGGTAATGTAAGTTTAAGTTATAAACTTAATGATCATTGGAATGTGATGGTTCGTACCGGTCGTGATTTTTATCGTGATTTAAGGGCTAAAAAAAGAGCTTTTAGCACCCAACGTTTTCCATTAGGATTTTACCGTGAAGACAACGTGTTTTTTGAAGAAAGTAATTCCGATTTCTTAATAACCTATAATAATAAATTTAATGACATATGGGGCGTTACGGTTTCTGCGGGAGGTAACCAGTTTAGACAAAAGCAAGATTTCACACAAACTGTAGCACCGCAACTTATTAACCCTGGTGTATACTCTTTTAATAACACAAGAAGACCTTTAGAAGTAACTACTAATGACAAAGAAAAAAGAATTAACAGTTTATATGGTTTTGCTCAATTCTCTTATGATGATAAACTATTCTTAGACATTACAGGTCGTAACGACTGGTCAAGTACATTACCCACAGATAATAATTCATATTTCTACCCTTCTGCAACTGTAAGTGCTATAGCAAGTGAGGTTTTTGAGATGCCGGATTTCGTAACTTTTGCAAAATTAAGATTAGCATATGCCGAAGTTGGTAACGATACAGATCCCTATAAATTAACAAGCTTTTTCGTAAACGAAAGCCCTTTTGGAGATAATCCAGCGCTTACCGAATCGTCGTTAATTCCAAATGCTAATTTAAAACCAGAAAGAACAGCATCTTATGAGTTTGGTCTGGATTTACGTTTATTTAAAAGTAAGCTTAATCTTGATGTGACTTATTATAGTGGAGCTACTAAAAACCAGATTATACCTATTAGTACAGATGTTTCTAGCGGATATACAAGTAAACTCATCAATGCCGGTGAAGTTAAAAATTATGGATTTGAAGCCATTACCAATATCACGCCAATTAGAACAGATGACTTTTCATGGAGAACATCTTTTAACTTTTCAACAAACAAGAGTAAGGTAACAGATCTTGGAGGTGTAAATTATACTTTAACAGATAGAAACGGAGCATTTATTCAGGCAAGAGAAGGTGGTTCAATCAGTGCTATTTATGGTAGGGGCTTTCAAAGAGTTGACGATCCCGGTAGTGCGAACCATGGAAAAATTATTTATAACGCTCAGGGAATTCCTCAAAGAACAGACGATTTAGTTTACCAAGGGGATTATGCTCCGGATTATACCTTAGGTTTTCAGAATATGTTTAAATATAAAAACTTCGACCTAAGCTTTTTAATAGATACCAGACAAGGAGGTATAGTTGTATCCAGAACAAAAACTATAGGAAGTACATCGGGACAATTAAAAGAAACACTTATTGGTAGGGAAAATGGTATTGTAGGCGACGGTGTTGTAGAAGTATCTCCGGGGGTATACCAACCAAATACTACAAATATCGATGCAAGAACATACAATAACCAATATTATAAAAGGGATAATGTTGAAGCTGCAAAATATGATGCATCCTATACAAAACTAAGAGAAGTTACTCTTGGCTATACATTTTCCAAAAATTTGGTTGAAAAATTAAAACTTACAAATGCGAGATTCTCTCTAACCGGAAGAAATTTATTGCTTTGGACTGATAATCCTCACTTCGATCCTGAAACGGTTGCTGTGTCTGGAGGAACTCTACAGCCTGGTATAGAAAACATGGCATACCCTAGCTCAAGATCATTCACATTCAATTTAAAATTAGATTTCTAATACAAAGACTAATGAAAACAAAACAATTTATAAAAAGTTTAGCAGCCATGGCAATTATAGCTATTGCATTAATTAGCTGTGATAAAGACTTCGAAGAAATTAACAGTAATCCAAACTTTTCAGAAGAAGCAAATCCGGATTTGTTACTTCCAGGTGTTATACGTGAAATGGCACACAATTGGGGAAACCAAGGATGGGAAGAAGGTTTTACGGTAACGCAATACGCATCTCGTTTACAGTTTACTTCGGGTGACAGATATGATTGGTCACCTACAGGGAACCCTTATGACGATGCTTATAACTCTTTAAGAGATATTGAAAACATTATACGAACAACAGCCGACAATCCTGCAACCCAAAATTATTATGGTGTTGCGCTGGTAATTAAATCTTGGATTTATTCATACTTAACAGATGCTTATGGCAACGTGCCTTACACAGAAGCCATAAAAGGAATTAGCGATGATAATATCACTCCAAAATTCACCCCTCAAAGTGAGATATACGACGGGCTTTTAAAAGATTTAAAACAGGCCAATACGGTTTTAACCGATGCTTCAAATATTTCAGGAGATATTCTTTACGGGGGAGATATTCTAAAATGGAGAAAATTTGCTAATTCTTTACGATTAAGGTTGGCTATGAGAATTAGCGATGTAAACAATTCCAGAGCGGTTTCCGAAATGAATGAAATTGTAAACAGTTCGGCAACTTACCCAATTTTTGAAAATAATGAAGACGCCGCAAATATGCAGTGGAATTCAGATAACCCACAACCCAAGTTTAATACACGTTCAGGAAGTTTTGACGAAGTAAGACTAAGTACAACGTTAGAAACACGTTTAAAGGATCTCAATGATATAAGACTGATTGTTTTTGCACAACCAACATCAAACTCTGGTCAGGGAATTTATTCTCCTAACATGGATGATTATGTAGGTATGCCAAACGGTTTGGACGATGATTCGGCTTTAGGTTACAGCCCAACAGGAAATCCTGCAGAATCCGGTTCAAACTTCATCTCTCGATTGGGGGTTTTAATAACGTGTAGAGCATGCGATGTAGAAAATGCATCTCCAACAGCCTCGCAAACTATAATTATGAGTTATTCTGAACTTCAATTTATTTTGGCAGAAGCCAGGGAACGTGGCCTTATTTCTGTCGGTGATGCTTCCGGTTATTATAACAAAGGTATTACCGCTTCTTTTGAATATTATACAGAAAGAATTATAGCAGGAGGGTGGAATGACATAGCTACCGCACTTCAAGCTTTTGATATTCCAGATTATATTGCGCAGTCATCAGTAGCATATACAGGAACTTCAGATCAAAAACTAGAGAAAATTGCACTTCAAAAATGGATCGCCCTTTACTATACTGGTTTTGAGGCCTGGTCTGACTGGAGACGTACTAATATGCCAGAGGTAATTCCCGGTCCAGATGCCGTAAATGAAGGGAAAGTACCAGTTCGTTTTCAATACCCAAATTCGGTAAAATCTACCAATAACGCTAACTATCTAGAAGCTGTTAAGAATATGGGTGCAGACGATCTTAATACTAGATTATGGTGGGATGTAGCAAGCAATAACTAAAATTTGTCAATGAATTATTTTAAATATCTAATCATGACCATAGGCTTTTTTAGTCTATGGTCATGTTCAACAAAAAAAACATCAAAAGAAACTCAAAAAGCCAAACACGTTGTTGTAATAGGTTTTGATGGATTAAGTCCGGACGGATTAAAACATGCAAACACCCCAACGTTCGATAAATTGATGCAGGAAGGCGCTTATTCTTTACAGGCAAGAGCTGTATTACCAACAAGTTCCAGTACCAATTGGGCATCAATGATAATGGGTGTCGGACCCGAACAGCATGGCATCACATCCAATAGTTGGGATAAACACAATTTGGTTCTACCAACAGTTGCACAAAGCGAAGACTTCTTTTTTCCAAGCATATTTCATTTGATCGATACACAAATCGAAAACGCAGAAATAGGGGTGATTTACCACTGGAAAGAATTCGGAAGACTTTTTGAAAAAAATACAGTAGACTATGATGTTAATTCAAAAACAGAAGACGAAACCGCTGCGTTGGCTTCGGAATACATAAAAACGAAAAATCCAACCTTCACATTTGTACATTTTGACCATATAGACCATGCAGGTCACGAGTATGGTCATGGAACAGATCATTATTACGAGTCTGTAGAAAAAGCAGATTCATTATTGGCTGTTTTAATTAATACTATTAAGACTTCAGATATTGCTAATGAAACTATGGTTATTGTTAGTTCAGACCATGGCGGATTGGGTAAAGGTCATGGCGGGGAATCGTTGCAGGAGGTAGAAATACCTTTTATTATTTGGGGTAAATCGGTAAAAAAAGATTATAAAATAACCGCTCCGGTTTATCAATACGATAACGCAGCAACAGTGGCTCACATCTTGAATCTTAAAAAACCGTTTGCTTGGATCGGGAGACCCGTAAAGCATGCTTTTGAAGGTTTTAATGAAACGGTAAAATACCCTGTAACCGAACGTTTGGAACCACCTGTAATTTTACCAAAAAGCGAAGGTTATAAAAAAGCAGGAGGACTATTCAATAATGAAGTTACCGTTACCATCGAAAACCTCAATACTGTTACCGGCGACATTTTCTATACAACAGACGGTTCTCTGCCAACCAAAGCTTCAAAAAAATATAACACCCCTTTTTCTATCAAAGAAAACACAGTACTTAAAAGTGCCTTCTACATTAATGGTAAAATAAGCAGCGTGGTAAGCGAGGCATTTTTTAGAATTAAAGATGAAGATTACAAAGCACCTATTCATTACGACATATTTTATTCTGGTAATGACCTTGCAAACATTCCTTCTATACGAAATAAAAAACCAGATGTTAGTGGAAGCTGTTTTGAGATGACTTCAGAAGAAATAAAAGAAAAAGTAAAGAAACATTCCACAGTACGTTTTACAACAAATATTACAATTACAGAAGAAGGCAAATACACCTTTTATACGAGATCGGATGATGGTAGTAAGCTATGGATAAATGATGATGAGGTGGTTAATAATGATGGCGACCATGGTGTAAAGGAAAGAAAAGGAAGTGTTCATTTAAAACCAGGAGTTTACCCCTTAACCCTTACGTGGTTCAATGGCGAAGGCGGGTTTTGGTTAGATACTTATTACAAAAGCAACACCATTAATAAGCAAATGATACCAACAACCATTTTAAGCTCAAATTAAATGGATCACCAAAAAAATATTATTTCAGTTTTTTTCTACTTTTTTGTTGAATTAGTCCTTTTCTCCAAGGAGGGTTCAGTTGAATCCTCCTATGGGGAGAAGGTATTTTTAAAATGTATCGAAACCTCTTATAAGTAGTATGATGAAACCGGAAAACCATAACAGAAAAACAGAAGGCGATATAAACCAAACATTGGCAAGAAACACATGGATGGAAACCCAAGTAGACGAAAATACCAAATCATTTTTAGAGGAAGATGCGCGCTATTTTTTGCATCAATCCATGTCTACACCATGTCTGGATGTTATAAAGAAAAGTAACCAATCAAGTTTCTTCAATTTACAAGGAAAGCCGTATTTGGACTTTCATGGTAATAATGTGCATCAAGTTGGATATAATCAAGAAGAACTTATTGAAAATTTAATAAAACAGTTACATAAACTGCCTTTTTCACCACGTAGATACACCAATAAACCAGCCATAAAATTTGCAAAAAAGTTAGCGTCATTAACGCCCTCAGATTTAAACAGGGTATTATTAACGCCCAACGGTAGCTCTGCCGTGGGCATCGCTTTAAAATTAGCAAGAGCCGTAACCGGAAAATTTAAAGTTGTTTCCTTTTGGGATTCTTTTCACGGCGCGTCATTGGATGCTATTAGTGTTGGAGGAGAAGCAGTTTTTAGAGATTCTATGGGGCCATTAATGCCCGGAGTGGAGCGCATTCCCCCACCAGTAACGTATCGCGGTATTTTTGAAGACAATGAAGATAAATGTCTGGAATATCTAGAATATGTGTTTAAAAAAGAAGGAGACATTGGAGCCTTTATTGCCGAAACCGTTAGAAATACCGATGTACAAACTCCTTCGAAGTCATTTTGGCAAAAAGCAAGGGCGCTTTGCAACACCCATAATGTACTGCTTATACTTGATGAAATTCCTATAGCATTGGGTAGAACAGGGTATATGTTTGCTTTCGAGCATTATGGTATCGAACCCGATATTTTATGCCTAGGAAAAGGTTTAGGCGGCGGCATTTTTCCACAAGCGGCCATCGTAACCCGGGATAAGTTTAACATTTGTCAGGAGATATCCCTTGGGCATTATACCCATGAAAAAAGTCCATTAGGGTCTGTTTGCGGATTAACCACTATAGATATTATTGAAAAAGAACAATTACTTAAAAAAGTAAGACGGGATGAGCTTTACATGCGCTCATCATTAGAAGCTTTAAAGATCAAATACCCATTAATTGGAGACATAAGAGGCATGGGATTATTATGGGGCATTGAATTGGTAACTAGTAAAGATACCAAAGAAAAGGCCGTAGATGAGGCCGAACGTATTATGTACGAATGTCTGGCAGAAGGGTTGAGTTTTAAAGTGTCCGCAGGAAACGTTCTGCAATTATCACCACCACTTACCATTTCAAGAGAAGATTTAGATAAGGCACTAAATATTTTAGATAGAGCACTTTTAAAAATAAGTGATCAAATTAATAATCATCAAACTATTGTTTAAACATGAAGCAACATATTAATATAACAGTATTGGCAATTTTAATAACCTGTTCGGTTTTTGCTCAAAAGAATAGCTTTTTGGTACAGCCTTATTTACAGGATGCCACACCAAATTCGATTAAAATAATGTGGGAAACGGCATTGGGAGAAGAAAGCATTGTAGAATGGGGAAGTACAAAGAAACTTGGAAAAAAAACCACAGGTACTGCTAACGATATCAATTTTGGTAAATCCAGAATTCATGAAGTTAAAATTCAAGGCCTTAAACGTTTTACAAACTACTATTACAGAGTAAAAACCGGTCGTTTAGTTTCTGATATTTTCCAGTTTAAAACCCCACCTTTTGCTAATGATGAGGGATCATTTAATATTTTGGCGATGAGCGATATGCAACACGATTTCAATCATCCCGATAAATTCTCAGAAATCGTAAATGACGGTGTACTTTCATAT includes:
- a CDS encoding right-handed parallel beta-helix repeat-containing protein — encoded protein: MNLKFATTLFLSIFISNLSAQNCTQINSANMWEINDIINTLSASGGGCIEITPGDYYLNQLIVGNGNGSNQFIIPKDNVVIKNYGKLYSKWIIFYLNGVKNISIIGDKIGYLAEDTNFPTNLGNKGILIIDSDNINITGLNINSFKNKGIEVVNSTNVTIRDNKITGSDSSSGAGIAITDALFGGTNYKGGSSLSNISSNFISNSRIGITLNRSFEVVVNSNIVVDNIIAGIALDGSVDGSNDIGTGSQNCVISNNIVKNNANSDRKGCFTDPNTNEPSNDFRQDYAGIYIGNGAQKNIITNNFVRNNYYGISYFEEENFTSTQTSYNNIISNNQVILNKWVGIKLTRTNNAIVTENQIVNNKLAGIQIHDTNILNYTIRNNNVILNGKYGFLCTGCDNANKATLNYFNVLTGHTTKDIELLSEEYQNSVLCD
- a CDS encoding lactonase family protein — protein: MSSVFYIGCYTQMLTDDFGGKGEGIYTIEINNKNGDIKVLHTFSMTNPAYLALSDDKKYLYALTEVFENEQPKVKAFKVQDDYSLRLINEQAIDGSLPCHITFKNDCLFIACYGSGNLLLFPTKDGGALSPYAQNFQHEGSSINLERQEGPHAHQSVVHPNGKAVFVPDLGMDTIKTYQLDGATLIETKHNDIPVEKGGGPRHIVFNKKGDLGYVINELTGDISILKQKNDKFTFLKSVTSLPEFFNETPSASAIRIHPNGNYLYAGNRTLDAITIFKIHGDDLELQSFQYTKGKTIREFNIIANGKWLIACLQDSDEVIVYEVRSDGELIEQYRSFDVISAVCVTDVIN
- a CDS encoding SusC/RagA family TonB-linked outer membrane protein; amino-acid sequence: MDKHKLLLIWAMLVCITGYTQEVFLGKVMDENNVPLPGATIVLKGSSQGASTDFDGNFKIDVPSLNETLIISYVGYTTLEFAINGQSRADIILQPDSEQLNEVVVTALGIKREKKSLGYASQELNSDEVDAGKENNLLNNLSGKVAGLQITSSPSGLGGSARVSIRGEASLNINGNSPLFVVDGTPISNEIVGSTGTGTQDVDYGNGAAEINPESIESINVLKGPAAAALYGARAANGAIIITTKKGSGNGRLSVSINSSVGIENILMLPDWQNEYGQGNNKQFEFVDGSGSGIADGVDESWGPRLDTGLLIPQFDSPRADGTRGGDYLVSDAPITATPWVSNPNNTKDFFRTGTILRNSISMSKSGDFGNYRISYQNLQQEGTVPNTDLKRNSLNFNSAFNLNDKITLNTNINYVKTDSDNRPSLSYGTESIMYLFIWYGRQVNTHNLRDYWMPGRENLQQFNYNYNYHDNPYFNVYENTNSQDKDRIYGNVSLSYKLNDHWNVMVRTGRDFYRDLRAKKRAFSTQRFPLGFYREDNVFFEESNSDFLITYNNKFNDIWGVTVSAGGNQFRQKQDFTQTVAPQLINPGVYSFNNTRRPLEVTTNDKEKRINSLYGFAQFSYDDKLFLDITGRNDWSSTLPTDNNSYFYPSATVSAIASEVFEMPDFVTFAKLRLAYAEVGNDTDPYKLTSFFVNESPFGDNPALTESSLIPNANLKPERTASYEFGLDLRLFKSKLNLDVTYYSGATKNQIIPISTDVSSGYTSKLINAGEVKNYGFEAITNITPIRTDDFSWRTSFNFSTNKSKVTDLGGVNYTLTDRNGAFIQAREGGSISAIYGRGFQRVDDPGSANHGKIIYNAQGIPQRTDDLVYQGDYAPDYTLGFQNMFKYKNFDLSFLIDTRQGGIVVSRTKTIGSTSGQLKETLIGRENGIVGDGVVEVSPGVYQPNTTNIDARTYNNQYYKRDNVEAAKYDASYTKLREVTLGYTFSKNLVEKLKLTNARFSLTGRNLLLWTDNPHFDPETVAVSGGTLQPGIENMAYPSSRSFTFNLKLDF
- a CDS encoding SusD/RagB family nutrient-binding outer membrane lipoprotein, whose product is MKTKQFIKSLAAMAIIAIALISCDKDFEEINSNPNFSEEANPDLLLPGVIREMAHNWGNQGWEEGFTVTQYASRLQFTSGDRYDWSPTGNPYDDAYNSLRDIENIIRTTADNPATQNYYGVALVIKSWIYSYLTDAYGNVPYTEAIKGISDDNITPKFTPQSEIYDGLLKDLKQANTVLTDASNISGDILYGGDILKWRKFANSLRLRLAMRISDVNNSRAVSEMNEIVNSSATYPIFENNEDAANMQWNSDNPQPKFNTRSGSFDEVRLSTTLETRLKDLNDIRLIVFAQPTSNSGQGIYSPNMDDYVGMPNGLDDDSALGYSPTGNPAESGSNFISRLGVLITCRACDVENASPTASQTIIMSYSELQFILAEARERGLISVGDASGYYNKGITASFEYYTERIIAGGWNDIATALQAFDIPDYIAQSSVAYTGTSDQKLEKIALQKWIALYYTGFEAWSDWRRTNMPEVIPGPDAVNEGKVPVRFQYPNSVKSTNNANYLEAVKNMGADDLNTRLWWDVASNN
- a CDS encoding alkaline phosphatase family protein; this translates as MNYFKYLIMTIGFFSLWSCSTKKTSKETQKAKHVVVIGFDGLSPDGLKHANTPTFDKLMQEGAYSLQARAVLPTSSSTNWASMIMGVGPEQHGITSNSWDKHNLVLPTVAQSEDFFFPSIFHLIDTQIENAEIGVIYHWKEFGRLFEKNTVDYDVNSKTEDETAALASEYIKTKNPTFTFVHFDHIDHAGHEYGHGTDHYYESVEKADSLLAVLINTIKTSDIANETMVIVSSDHGGLGKGHGGESLQEVEIPFIIWGKSVKKDYKITAPVYQYDNAATVAHILNLKKPFAWIGRPVKHAFEGFNETVKYPVTERLEPPVILPKSEGYKKAGGLFNNEVTVTIENLNTVTGDIFYTTDGSLPTKASKKYNTPFSIKENTVLKSAFYINGKISSVVSEAFFRIKDEDYKAPIHYDIFYSGNDLANIPSIRNKKPDVSGSCFEMTSEEIKEKVKKHSTVRFTTNITITEEGKYTFYTRSDDGSKLWINDDEVVNNDGDHGVKERKGSVHLKPGVYPLTLTWFNGEGGFWLDTYYKSNTINKQMIPTTILSSN